In Desulfobacterales bacterium, the genomic stretch TCCACCGCTTTTGCAAGCAGCACATCATCGTTTATCAGAAAGGGCACCATGTGCCGGCGGCAGAGATCCCGCACCGATTCCACCGACGGAATATCTGCCATGGAAAAATTTTTGTTCCGGTATTGCACACAGGTAGCCCCTGCGGCGACAGCGGCTTCAACCTGGCTTGTCAGGGAAAAACCCGGGGCATGGGCATCCGTAATAAAATAGAAGCGCAAATTGTCCGCCGCCCAAGGGTTCACCGCCCCACCCCCGCGCTGCTTGCATCGGTCTGGCCAATCCCCTCAAACCGGGCCGCCCACTCAAGCAGGCGCTCCGCCTTGCCCGGGCCGTAACCGGCCACAGTTTCCACCACCGCTTCAAATGCCAGGGGCTTTCCGTTTAACCCGGGTTTTTTGGAAAAAAATTTATCCGCATAGCAGATAATTTCCTCCTCAAGGGATAGAGGCAGCATGTCCCTCTCGGGCAGGGGCAGGTTTTCGGCTCTTATCTCTGCTGCGGTCAGACCGACGCCCACATGACGCTCGCATACCAGTGCATGCCGGTAAAGCCCTTTTTCTTCCAGGATCCGGCGGCCGAGATAGCCGTGGCAGATATAGGGGTAAGCCCCCGAACATCCGATGGATGCGGCATTGGTGAGATAAATGCCGATATCATGGAGCAGGGCGGCCTCCCGGATAAAC encodes the following:
- a CDS encoding HD domain-containing protein, whose amino-acid sequence is MSIQPIDLINAFYPPGTKLRELLLIHSRAVADRALAIAGRLSHLSLDPAFIREAALLHDIGIYLTNAASIGCSGAYPYICHGYLGRRILEEKGLYRHALVCERHVGVGLTAAEIRAENLPLPERDMLPLSLEEEIICYADKFFSKKPGLNGKPLAFEAVVETVAGYGPGKAERLLEWAARFEGIGQTDASSAGVGR